The proteins below come from a single Mangifera indica cultivar Alphonso chromosome 16, CATAS_Mindica_2.1, whole genome shotgun sequence genomic window:
- the LOC123198551 gene encoding protein CONSERVED IN THE GREEN LINEAGE AND DIATOMS 27, chloroplastic, translated as MLRLNVYCSIIPNATPVKLESWRGSWIINHHRARKSPWGISVRALKDETGGGTSSSPGRSWDPGLEIEVPYEQRPVNEYSSLKDGVLYSWGELGPGQFFLRLGGLWLVTFTVLGVPIAAASFDPSREPLRFVLAAGTGTLFLVSLIVLRIYLGWSYVGDRLLSAVIPYEESGWYDGQMWVKPPEVLARDRLLGAYKVKPVIKLLKQTLVGTGALLVTSVLLFIFATPVEHFFQATFSTKENPFTVPVEKTEKKFNIRKEELLQLPVEVKSDDDLAAAAAEAADGRPVYCRDRYYRALAGGQYCKWEDLLK; from the exons ATGCTTAGACTAAATGTTTATTGCTCTATAATTCCTAACGCAACACCAGTCAAGCTTGAAAGCTGGAGGGGTTCATGGATTATTAATCATCACAGAGCTCGGAAGTCGCCTTGGGGGATTTCCGTCAGGGCCTTGAAAGATGAAACGGGTGGGGGTACAAGCAGCTCTCCAGGCAGGAGCTGGGACCCTGGTTTGGAAATTGAGGTCCCTTATGAACAAAGGCCG GTGAACGAATACTCATCTCTGAAAGATGGAGTTCTGTATTCATGGGGCGAACTGGGACCAGGGCAGTTCTTCCTTCGTCTTGGGGGTCTCTGGTTAGTCACTTTCACGGTTCTTGGAGTTCCAATTGCAGCTGCGAGCTTCGATCCTTCAAGG GAACCTCTGAGATTTGTGCTAGCTGCTGGAACAGGAACTCTTTTCCTTGTATCACTAATTGTCTTGCGAATATATCTG GGATGGAGTTATGTAGGCGATAGACTTCTATCAGCAGTGATACCATATGAAGAAAGTGGGTGGTATGATGGACAAATGTGGGTAAAGCCACCAGAG GTCCTAGCTCGTGATAGGCTATTGGGTGCTTACAAG GTTAAACCAGTCATCAAATTGCTAAAACAAACACTGGTAGGAACTGGAGCTTTACTTGTGACATCAGTGTTGTTGTTTATCTTTGCCACACCAGTGGAGCATTTCTTTCAGGCCACCTTTTCCACAAAAGAGAATCCCTTTACTGTTCCAGTTGAGAAGACTGAAAAAAAGTTTAACATAAG AAAAGAGGAGCTGCTTCAGTTGCCAGTGGAGGTCAAGTCTGATGATGATTTGGCGGCAGCAGCTGCTGAGGCTGCTGATGGAAGACCTGTCTACTGTAGAGATAGATATTATCGTGCGTTGGCAGGTGGACAGTACTGCAAATGGGAAGATCTGctgaagtaa